CTGCACTGAACTGCTTCAGCTTTTCATTTGGCTCCCTGTGAAATTGCTTTCATGATCTGTGATTTGATGATTTGTTTGCAGCTCTCGGTGTTGGATagctgcatgtgtgaacacAGCTACCGCCGCAAGACCAAACCAGATGTCTCCTTGGCTTTCTAGGAGAATAAATATGAACTTTATATGATAGACTTGCTCCCTCCCACAGACAGCTGAAAGCCAGTCAGATCATAAAAGTGACTCTGTGGGGAGTTTTGCGCTCATAAACTTAAGCTAATTAGTTCTGGGGTTTGGCCTTTTGGTCTGGGAGGAAATTGCACTCCGGAGTGGGTCTGGTCTGGAAGCGGCTCGCCACACAGATAGATGTGTGTGTCGCTGGACTGAGGGTCTCTGTGGGGCCGCCGGTGCCGTTGCATTGATGAGGAGGACTTCAGCGTGGCGCACAACGCTCTCTCAGTCCTCACAGCCCATTATTCTGCCGTCTGCCTACGAGTGCGTAACTTTATTAACCGGAGGACTGTGGTCCAAACAGAGGGGCTcacaggaggggggaggaggggggaggacagCAGAGAAATGAAGAATGACACAATCGCTCTCAGCAGCTGGCGTTGGTGAGCTGCTCGAGGAAGTCTCTCTGGGCCTTATAAGGACTGTCCTCACCGCtgcctgctgtttgtttgttttttactcaACCTTTTCCTGATTGACTTTCAGTCActcagctcttctctctccttctcttatCTATTTTTTCCCCCGTGTCTCCGTCACGTCACTGACGACACTGTCCTGCATGTGTGGCTGTCAGCAGAACTCAGAGGAGTGATGAGCACCAGAGGCTCcaccaacttctgttttttttaaagagcggAAATGACAAAACAAGCACATTCCTCATTATTTACTCCCtcaacagcaacacactgccTGGACTAAAGCACTTCACTCCAAGCTGCTGTTGACTGGAAATATGTGCATGAACGCTTTCATTCTTCAGTTCATGTTTAGTTGTACTGACGGGTCTTTTCCTCCGTTTTGTGAAGCTGTCAGTGGAATCGTGCAGCTTACCCATAAAGACCCACAGTGGTTAGCGGTGTGCCTTCAGATTTACTGGCAGTCGGGGGCTTAATGTGGGAAACTCCTGTATTCTGGCAGTCGTGCTTTTGAAAGTGATTGTTCTCTGAGTAGATTCAAACTTAttacatttgccctggggctttgtttgttttttgtttttttccagtgaagCTGATGCATGATTATATTGACGCCATCAAagcaaaagttgtgttttggaCAGTTTGCGTTCATCTGTTTGCAGCTGGTGAATGTGGAACAGCTACTCTTACTTCAGTTCCTGCAGCGTAACGACAGCGACCAGTTCACCGGCCACATTGTGCTTCTCTTTCTGGATGAGGAGGTGCAGCGGTGTGGATGGCGGATGTTTTTTGTAAACCTTTTGCTGACGGCGGGTGTGTTCTGTCTGCCACTAAAGGGACGACCATGGCTTCAGCCCGCTGCACTGGGCTTGCCGGGAGGGCCGCTCCAGCGTGGTGGACATGCTCATCATGAGAGGAGCTCGCATCAACGTCATGAACCGGGGAGACGACACGCCTCTGCATCTGGCCGCCAGCCACGGGCACCGGGAAATCGTGGGAAAGGTACAGTAAAGGATGACTCCTGGGCGTCTGTTCGTTTtctaaattaataaaacaaatctACAGTGAGTCAGCAGCAAGTTCATGtcgcacaaaagaaaaaagaagggaCGGCTGGTGTTGAAGTGTGTTCCTGTTCTCCAGAAACGTAACGGCGATGCGGACATCAGTGTCGTCCACTGTCCTGTTACCACACTGAAGCctctgctgcaggctgtctgGTTCAGAATAGCTGCAGGGCGGCCATGATGTTTAATATTAGGCATGTCTCAGTCCCTCTGGCATGCGTCCACactggtctgcagcagcttcactttgtCTCTGCTTCTCTCAGCTGATCCAGTGCAAAGCAGACACCAACGCAGCCAATGAGCACGGGAACACGCCTCTGCATTACGCCTGCTTCTGGGGCCAGGACCAAGTGGCTGAGGTGAGTGCGTCCCCCTGGTGGAGTCAGCCTGACATTTTCTCTCCGCTTGGATTCAAGTGTTTTCAGGCCGAGTGTCATTTCCTCAGGATCTCGTGACGAACGGGGCTCAGGTGAGCATCTGTAACAAATACGGGGAGACTCCGCTGGACAAAGCCAAACCTCATCTCCGGGAATTCCTCAGAGGTAGCGCCGCTGCTCATGAACCTCACCGTGACCCGCTGACCGTTTCTGGGTGCTCACCTTCTTTTTCCTCCACCGTCCAGAAAAAGCTGAGAAACTGGGACAGAACCTGGCTAAAATTCCCTTCAAGGACACATTTTGGAAAGGCACCACCAGAACCCGACCTCGTGAGTACCACCGACATGTGAGCCAGTTCAGCGGCCCTCCAGTTAATGTGCTGCTTTGAATGGAAAAATCCACAACTCCTttccttctgtgttttccacacaaatCCACATTAATAGCAGAGGTTTTGTGACTTGGGTTTGTCTCTATTTTGTGTCTTTAGGTAACGGAACGTTGAACAAACACGCAGGAATCGACTACAAACAGCTTTCCCTTCTTGCTAAGATAAATGAAAACCAGTCAGGAGAGGTATTCCATCTTTTCCTGTCATCGCCTGCTCGGTGTTCATGAGGCCAGTGGACGCTGGACGCTcacgttgttgtttttgcttctcATCCACAGCTTTGGCAGGGTCGTTGGCAAGGGAACGAAATAGTTGTGAAGGTGTTAAAAGTCCGTGACTGGACCACAAGGAAAAGCAGAGACTTCAATGAGGAGTATCCCAAACTCAGGTTATTATTCTCTCCCACCTTTTCACAGCCTCTCTGGTTTTCAGTTTCGTGGTCTCACATTTGTCTGTTTGCATCACGTGGAGCCAGTCTTTGTGTAATGTTTTACTTTAAACAGTGTGTTACATCTCACACAAGGCGTCTGTTCATGTCAAATCTGTTGTGGGTTTgcctctctccgtctgtctgtctgtctctctctccactgtCCCTCCCTCTTGGGCTTCATCCCAGGATATTTTCCCACCCGAATGTCCTGCCCATGTTGGGAGCATGTCAGTCTCCTCCCTCCCGTCACCCCATCATCATCACACACTGGATGCCTTATGGCTCCCTCTACAACGTGCTGCATGAAGGCACCAGTGAGTACTTTTGCTCTGGGCGCAGAGTCCAAACCCGCCACCCAGCCCTGGCCATCTGCAGGAATTTGTGGCTTTACTGCACCGCACACCTGCCGTTGTGTTTCCGTCacttctgtctgctgcagcagcttcacgctttggtgaaatgaaaaatggaaCTGTCACTTGTTCCCCTTCCTTCTAGACTTTGTGGTGGACCAGACGCAGGCAGTCAAGTTCGCTCTAGACATTGCCTGTGGAATGGCCTTCTTACACACACTGGAACCGATGATCCCCCGCCACTATTTGAACAGCAAGAGTGTAATGGTAAGAGAAACGTGATTTAACTTTTGGccgagaggagaaagagagatgtTCCAGTGACGTCTCCATCGCTCCTCTTCCCCCACAGATCGATGAGGACATGACGGCGAGGATCAGCATGGCAGACGTCAAGTTCTCCTTCCAGTGTCCTGGGAGGATGTACTCGCCTGCGTGGGTAGCGCCGGAGGGTAGGTATCGCTCATGTGATCCGCAGTCCGTCCCCCGGCCAAATGTACTCCTCACCTGACTTCCTCTGGAGACGCAGCGAGGCGGAGCTGTAACCCGCCGAGAAATGACGATGCAGTACTTAAGCATGGGATCTATCACCAGCAGTTACCATGGAAACTAAGTCCATAGTGGTTATCCATGAGCAGTGGGCGGTGAGCAGTGGAATGGAGCACACTCAGGAAAAGCAGCTACTCTGCATCCACGGCTGGTCTGTCTGTGAATCCGACCGCCTCACCTtcactggatgtgtgtgtgtgtgtgttcattctgcAGCCCTCCAGAAGAAGCCAGAGGAGATCAACCGTCGCTCCGCAGACATGTGGAGCTTTGCCATCCTGCTGTGGGAGCTGGTGACCAGAGAGGTGCCGTTTGCAGACCTTTCCAACATGGAGATCGGCATGAAGGTTCGGCTGAATGCTGAATGCAAGCCTGGAATGAAAGCTTGTGATTGTTGAGATACACAAACAGCACTGATTatgatttgtgttttcatttcagatcgCCCTGGAGGGTCTGAGGCCCACTATCCCCCCTGGCATCTCACCCCATATTTGCAAACTCATGAAGATCTGCATGAACGAAGACCCGGCCAAAAGGCCCAAGTTTGACATGATTGTGCCAATTCTAGAAAAAATGCAGgacaagtgaaaaaaacaaaaaaaatccacaaaaaaacccaacaaccaccttctgctcttttattttttctattgaACTGATGAATGCCTGGATATTTTGCCCCAAATAGGACTCTGATATGGTGGTGTGGTGCTTACCAGTATTGCCTTAAACTCTTCACTGTACCGCCGCATTAAACGCCACTGTAACGTCTGCTTCTGAGatcagagtccagcagcagtctttcttttttttttacggttTTCTCCATGTGATATCATGTCTTTGTTACGGTCTGTTGCTGTGTGCGCTGCTCATCTGCTGGAGCTGAGTCTTGACTCCTCACCTTCTGAGCTGTAATCATGTGGACGAGgtacaaaacaaacagcatgacAGTCTGCTGCCTTCTTTCAGGGCGCCAAGACTTATTTCAGCGGGCTCATCAGTTCAAATCACTCTTTGACATTTGACGAAGCttgtcatgcaaaaaaaaaaacacacacagcttgtttGTTGAAGCAACAAACTCTTGGCAACTGGATAAGCATGACACATGACTCAAGAAAATTCAAAGGAGTGGTACCCTGATTGTCTGTGGTCCCTGACTTTCTTTTTAGTTggtgttttaattaaaactgtCCAAACAAGCCTTTTATTAATGCAGGAAGCCTCAGTCTTGGTGCCGTTTTTTTGAAAGCTGTGTTTGAAGACTGTCATGTCTCCTGTTACCTGTGTTAATGCAGTGAGCTCAGGTGGGTGCATTTAATGTCCTTTTCAATACTGTCCCTCCAGTTTAAAAGACACTTCAGTCCTGGAAGCTGTGCTGAGAGCGTAATCATTCTCCATGAAGATGTTTGAATGTGAATTCTTGTTGTCCTTGTAGTTCCAGGAAAGAATACTGCAGCTCAcactgtaatttattttattttttaaaatcacaggTACAGTTTTAACTAGTTGTTTTGGGGTTCTGTCTCATTTATTTTGGATTTCTCTATTTCATGGGTTGTTTCTTTAACCTGCATTACTTGTGCCTCCACCAGCTTATTTGCTTGTGCCCAATCACAGGTTGAAGCCCAAATCAAGAATGACTTatacaaatgtatttatatataagtatattaaaaatgaaacatatgGACAACTTGAATGTGTAGATTTTATTTGGGGGGCGGGGATGTCTGTGCTACCTCAACTATATTAGTTATAATAGTATTATTGTAGTTAAACTGTGATCAAAAATAACTCGTGAGACGTCAGAATATGGAAATAAAACGTtacaattatatttttttttatagcaaCATGCTTCACGACAAAGTCCAGATTCATTTGGTGCCACATTTGTGCAGTTTGGCTGTATCATCTTGGCGGAGAAAATGAGTTacgtatgtaactacggttctatgaatcccggatgaccgtcagaggcggtgctgaaagcattGGAATGCTCCCTTCGCACATGCGtcgttcgagtatgtatactaACAATCGGTACTCGTGACCCCCGGGTAACCCCGGAACCGAATAAATTCCGGTTTTTG
The sequence above is a segment of the Salarias fasciatus chromosome 14, fSalaFa1.1, whole genome shotgun sequence genome. Coding sequences within it:
- the LOC115399956 gene encoding integrin-linked protein kinase; the encoded protein is MDDIFTQCREGNAVAVRLWLDNTENDLNQGDDHGFSPLHWACREGRSSVVDMLIMRGARINVMNRGDDTPLHLAASHGHREIVGKLIQCKADTNAANEHGNTPLHYACFWGQDQVAEDLVTNGAQVSICNKYGETPLDKAKPHLREFLREKAEKLGQNLAKIPFKDTFWKGTTRTRPRNGTLNKHAGIDYKQLSLLAKINENQSGELWQGRWQGNEIVVKVLKVRDWTTRKSRDFNEEYPKLRIFSHPNVLPMLGACQSPPSRHPIIITHWMPYGSLYNVLHEGTNFVVDQTQAVKFALDIACGMAFLHTLEPMIPRHYLNSKSVMIDEDMTARISMADVKFSFQCPGRMYSPAWVAPEALQKKPEEINRRSADMWSFAILLWELVTREVPFADLSNMEIGMKIALEGLRPTIPPGISPHICKLMKICMNEDPAKRPKFDMIVPILEKMQDK